One Aegilops tauschii subsp. strangulata cultivar AL8/78 chromosome 7, Aet v6.0, whole genome shotgun sequence genomic window carries:
- the LOC109737908 gene encoding triphosphate tunnel metalloenzyme 3: protein MRPRIVPLIATLARSQSPHPKSTGPSPSRSRRRCCAASPPASTSAAPTATSSRSTSAPRPPPPPPPNPRPSRPRARPTPSPTRSSASSTRRPTPRPPRPSASASTPRPPSPSRTPTPMEVEIKLRLPDAAAHGRLSTFLAPRLLRTDAQRNVFFDAPARPLAAATAALRVRLYGPDDRAPSRAVLALKRRPRIHAGVSRVEEVEEPLDPALALACLDDPARLAAVDSPIVRLVSDEYGVGGDGAPFVCLGGFRNTRGVYELGEGEGQGLVLELDETHFDFGTNYELECETAEPDQAKEVLERLLTVAGVPYEYSRSNKFACFMAGKLLP from the coding sequence ATGCGTCCACGCATCGTTCCCCTGATCGCTACCCTCGCCCGCTCGCAGTCGCCGCACCCCAAATCCACAGGGCCATCCCCATCCAGATCCAGGCGTCGATGCTGCGCCGCCAGCCCACCCGCATCGACCTCCGCAGCTCCGACCGCGACGAGCTCGAGGAGCACCTCCGCTCcaaggccgccgccgccgccgccgccgaatcCACGCCCCTCTCGACCCCGCGCCCGTCCAACCCCATCTCCAACccgctcctccgcctcctccacccgccgcccgacgccgcgcCCTCCAAGGCCCAGCGCATCGGCCTCCACCCCCCGCCCCCCCAGCCCTAGCCGCACCCCCACCCCCATGGAGGTCGAGATCAAGCTCCGGCTCCCGGACGCGGCCGCGCACGGGCGCCTCTCCACCTTCCTCGCGCCCCGCCTGCTCCGCACCGACGCCCAGCGCAACGTCTTCTTCGACGCCCCCGCGcggcccctcgccgccgccaccgccgcgctcCGCGTCCGCCTCTACGGCCCCGACGACCGCGCCCCCTCCCGCGCCGTCCTCGCGCTCAAGCGCCGCCCGCGCATCCACGCCGGCGTCAGCCGCGTCGAGGAGGTCGAGGAGCCCCTCGACcccgccctcgccctcgcctgCCTCGACGACCccgcccgcctcgccgccgtcgactcccCCATCGTCCGGCTCGTCTCCGACGAGTACGGCGTCGGCGGGGACGGAGCGCCGTTCGTCTGCCTCGGCGGGTTCCGGAACACCCGCGGCGTGtatgagctcggggagggcgagGGGCAGGGGCTCGTGCTGGAGCTCGACGAGACGCACTTCGATTTCGGCACCAACTACGAGCTGGAGTGCGAGACCGCGGAGCCCGACCAGGCCAAGGAGGTCCTCGAGCGGCTGCTCACGGTGGCTGGGGTGCCGTATGAGTACTCCCGGAGCAATAAGTTCGCGTGCTTCATGGCCGGGAAGCTGCTTCCATGA